From Streptomyces sp. HUAS MG91, the proteins below share one genomic window:
- a CDS encoding GGDEF domain-containing protein produces MRSWTDSLRFAFQPVVNLTTGTVAALEILARPEHGDVLARARREPELDGRLAALAVGDAARKETLLPLHVNVFAGTLADLGGLWALRDAVRAAGRLPWEVTVDVGPPFTHVPHRALLDGVAALRDEGFRICADGVGDGDLPLRLLDDLAPDLVKLDASLLTRAASVRAMRTLCEESGALLAVEGVESESQCAAARDAGAQLAQGDLFAPPSRLPTSDVYLPRLPSAADGFRPAGPSVREFVRPAALLPQGASAERVRKLLTGAPEVSGVLLVDAAGVPVRSVQRDRFLLSLSARYGHALYADRPAARLGDPPRTVGVAATAWEVLDVVADGERSRTADDVAVVDDKGRCVGVVRLADLVRALAESRVEEAAGLNPLTRLPGSDAVTGEVDRWLAQGRGLALTWLDIDGFKQVNDGAGFAAGDELIRAVGRALARTESEAVRVGHIGGDDFLVLAAPERLDPLAAAMLDAPWTAGGRAVTLSLATLVCPPGSVPDHRGAAASLAPLKRAAKALPGASWVCGQAGRAGYVVRRGTAADGTAGVPAP; encoded by the coding sequence GTGCGCTCCTGGACGGACAGTCTTCGCTTCGCCTTCCAGCCCGTGGTCAACCTGACCACGGGGACCGTGGCAGCGCTGGAGATCCTGGCCCGTCCGGAGCACGGCGACGTGCTGGCGCGGGCCCGGCGCGAGCCCGAACTCGACGGGCGGCTCGCGGCATTGGCGGTCGGCGACGCCGCGCGCAAGGAGACGCTGCTGCCGTTGCACGTGAACGTGTTCGCGGGCACGCTCGCCGATCTCGGCGGGCTCTGGGCGCTGCGGGACGCGGTGCGGGCGGCGGGGCGGCTGCCGTGGGAGGTCACCGTCGACGTGGGGCCGCCGTTCACGCACGTACCGCACCGGGCGCTGCTGGACGGTGTCGCGGCGCTGCGGGACGAGGGGTTCCGGATCTGTGCGGACGGGGTCGGGGACGGCGACCTTCCGTTGCGGCTCCTCGACGATCTGGCGCCCGATCTGGTCAAGCTGGACGCGTCGCTGCTCACGCGCGCGGCGTCAGTGCGGGCGATGCGGACCCTGTGCGAGGAGTCGGGGGCGCTGCTCGCGGTCGAGGGAGTGGAGTCGGAGTCGCAGTGCGCCGCGGCCCGGGACGCCGGGGCGCAGCTCGCCCAGGGCGATCTGTTCGCGCCACCGTCCCGGCTGCCGACGTCGGACGTCTACCTGCCCAGGCTGCCGTCCGCGGCCGACGGGTTCAGGCCCGCCGGACCGTCGGTGCGGGAGTTCGTGCGGCCCGCCGCGCTGCTGCCGCAGGGCGCCTCGGCGGAGCGGGTGCGCAAGCTGCTGACCGGCGCGCCGGAGGTGTCGGGCGTCCTGCTCGTGGACGCGGCCGGGGTGCCGGTGCGGTCGGTGCAGCGGGATCGGTTCCTGCTGTCGCTGTCCGCGCGGTACGGGCACGCGCTCTACGCGGACCGGCCCGCGGCGCGCCTCGGTGATCCGCCGCGCACCGTGGGTGTCGCGGCGACCGCCTGGGAGGTGCTGGACGTGGTCGCGGACGGCGAGCGCAGCCGCACCGCCGACGATGTCGCCGTGGTCGACGACAAGGGGCGGTGCGTGGGCGTCGTCCGCCTCGCCGACCTCGTACGGGCCCTCGCGGAGAGCCGGGTGGAGGAGGCGGCCGGTCTCAATCCGCTCACCCGGCTGCCCGGTTCGGACGCGGTCACCGGCGAGGTCGACCGCTGGCTCGCGCAGGGCCGGGGCCTCGCCCTGACGTGGCTGGACATCGACGGGTTCAAACAGGTCAACGACGGGGCGGGGTTCGCCGCGGGGGACGAGCTGATCCGCGCGGTGGGGCGGGCCCTGGCGCGCACGGAGTCGGAGGCCGTGCGCGTCGGGCACATCGGAGGCGACGACTTCCTGGTCCTGGCCGCTCCGGAACGGCTGGATCCGCTCGCTGCCGCGATGCTCGACGCGCCCTGGACGGCGGGTGGCCGCGCGGTGACGCTGTCACTGGCCACGCTGGTGTGTCCGCCGGGCAGCGTGCCCGACCATCGCGGCGCGGCGGCGTCGCTGGCACCGCTCAAGCGGGCCGCCAAGGCGCTTCCCGGGGCGAGTTGGGTGTGCGGGCAGGCGGGCCGCGCGGGATACGTGGTGCGGCGCGGGACGGCCGCGGACGGGACCGCCGGAGTGCCGGCGCCGTAG
- a CDS encoding MIP/aquaporin family protein, which produces MHSNGDIFVGEVIGTAILILFGAGVCAAVTLKHSKARASGWIVIAFGWGFGVLAGAYTAAPLSGGHLNPAVTVGIAIDTGDWDQVWVYLCGQMVGAMLGAALAYVVYLAQFNANVGSTGEGAPDDDGPLPTLGIFSTIPEIRNPVANLLTEVVATIALVLPILAFGLTKGLGESGTTALIVSLLVVGIGLSLGGPTGYAINPARDLGPRIVHQLLPIPNKGTSDWGYALVPVVGPLIGGALAGVIYNAAF; this is translated from the coding sequence ATGCACAGCAACGGAGACATCTTCGTCGGTGAGGTCATCGGCACCGCCATTCTGATCCTGTTCGGCGCGGGCGTCTGCGCCGCCGTCACCCTGAAACACTCCAAGGCCAGAGCCTCGGGCTGGATCGTCATCGCGTTCGGCTGGGGTTTCGGGGTGCTGGCCGGCGCGTACACGGCCGCGCCCCTGTCGGGCGGTCATCTCAATCCCGCCGTCACCGTCGGCATCGCGATCGACACCGGTGACTGGGACCAGGTCTGGGTCTATCTGTGCGGCCAGATGGTCGGCGCCATGCTGGGCGCCGCCCTCGCGTACGTGGTGTACCTCGCCCAGTTCAACGCCAATGTGGGTTCCACCGGGGAGGGCGCGCCGGACGACGACGGTCCGCTGCCGACGCTGGGCATCTTCTCGACGATCCCCGAGATCCGGAACCCGGTCGCGAACCTGCTCACCGAGGTCGTCGCGACGATCGCGCTCGTGCTGCCCATCCTGGCGTTCGGGCTCACCAAGGGCCTCGGCGAGTCGGGGACGACGGCGCTGATCGTGTCGCTGCTGGTCGTCGGCATCGGCCTGTCGCTGGGCGGGCCGACGGGCTACGCCATCAACCCCGCGCGCGACCTCGGCCCGCGCATCGTGCACCAGTTGCTGCCCATCCCCAACAAGGGCACCTCCGACTGGGGTTACGCCCTCGTCCCGGTGGTCGGGCCGCTGATCGGCGGCGCGCTGGCGGGGGTCATCTACAACGCAGCGTTCTGA
- the glpK gene encoding glycerol kinase GlpK, translated as MPETSVKYVAAIDQGTTSSRCIIFNQNGEIVAVDQREHRQIFPKPGWVEHDATEIWSKVQAVVSGAIAKAGLRADQLSALGITNQRETTVLWDRATGKPVHNAIVWQDTRTSALCAELGGSDGQDRFREQTGLPLASYFSGPKAAWLLDNVPGLRARAERGEIAFGTIDSWLIWNLTGGTDGGVHVTDVTNAGRTMLMNLETLQWDASILSAMRVPEAVLPEIRSSAEVYGTAVGQLSGVPVASALGDQQAAVFGQACYDTGTAKNTYGTGSFLLLNTGNRPVPSKNGLLTTMGYKIGSEAPVYCLEGSIAITGALVQWFRDQLGIIKTADEIETLAASVDDNGGAYIVPAFSGLFAPYWRSDARGVVTGLTRYVTKAHLARAVLEATSWQTREVVDAMYQDSGVRITTLKVDGGMTKNNLLMQHQADVLDVPVIRPKVSETTCLGAAYAAGLATGVWNDLDELKAHWQRDVEWTPSMDARIRDREYHNWHKAVEKSLGWHEDGV; from the coding sequence ATGCCCGAGACTTCCGTGAAGTACGTAGCCGCGATCGATCAGGGCACCACGTCGAGCCGTTGCATCATCTTCAACCAGAACGGCGAGATCGTCGCCGTCGACCAGCGCGAACACCGTCAGATCTTCCCGAAGCCCGGCTGGGTCGAGCACGACGCCACGGAGATCTGGTCCAAGGTCCAGGCCGTCGTGTCCGGTGCGATCGCCAAAGCCGGTCTGCGCGCGGACCAGCTCAGCGCCCTCGGCATCACCAACCAGCGGGAGACCACGGTCCTTTGGGACCGCGCGACCGGGAAGCCGGTGCACAACGCCATCGTGTGGCAGGACACCCGGACCTCGGCGCTCTGCGCCGAACTGGGCGGCTCCGACGGGCAGGACCGGTTCCGCGAGCAGACCGGGCTGCCGCTCGCGAGCTACTTCTCCGGACCCAAGGCGGCCTGGCTGCTGGACAACGTGCCGGGGCTGCGGGCGCGCGCCGAACGCGGTGAGATCGCCTTCGGGACGATCGACTCGTGGCTGATCTGGAACCTGACCGGCGGCACCGACGGCGGTGTGCACGTCACGGATGTGACCAATGCCGGGCGCACCATGCTGATGAACCTGGAGACCCTCCAGTGGGACGCCTCGATCCTCTCCGCGATGCGGGTGCCCGAGGCGGTCCTGCCGGAGATCCGTTCGTCGGCCGAGGTGTACGGCACGGCGGTCGGACAGCTGTCCGGGGTGCCCGTCGCGTCCGCGCTCGGTGACCAGCAGGCCGCCGTGTTCGGACAGGCCTGCTACGACACCGGGACGGCGAAGAACACGTACGGCACGGGCAGCTTCCTGCTGCTCAACACCGGTAACCGGCCGGTCCCCTCGAAGAACGGGCTGCTCACCACCATGGGGTACAAGATCGGCTCCGAGGCGCCGGTGTACTGCCTCGAAGGGTCGATCGCGATCACGGGGGCGCTCGTCCAGTGGTTCCGCGACCAACTCGGCATCATCAAGACCGCCGACGAGATCGAGACGCTGGCCGCGAGCGTGGACGACAACGGCGGGGCGTACATCGTGCCCGCGTTCTCCGGTCTGTTCGCGCCGTACTGGCGTTCCGACGCGCGCGGCGTGGTCACGGGGCTGACCAGGTACGTCACCAAGGCGCATCTCGCGCGGGCCGTCCTGGAGGCGACGAGCTGGCAGACCCGTGAGGTCGTCGACGCGATGTACCAGGACTCCGGGGTGCGGATCACGACCCTGAAGGTCGACGGCGGCATGACGAAGAACAATCTGCTGATGCAGCACCAGGCGGACGTGCTCGACGTGCCGGTGATCCGGCCGAAGGTGTCGGAGACGACGTGCCTGGGCGCCGCCTACGCGGCGGGGCTCGCCACGGGAGTCTGGAACGACCTGGACGAGCTGAAGGCGCACTGGCAGCGCGACGTCGAGTGGACGCCGTCGATGGACGCGCGGATCAGGGACCGCGAGTACCACAACTGGCACAAGGCGGTGGAGAAGAGCCTCGGCTGGCACGAGGACGGCGTGTAG
- a CDS encoding ATP/GTP-binding protein — translation MIFGRSERGRAPVEPVTLKILVAGGFGVGKTTLVGAVSEIRPLRTEELLTEAGRPVDDTQGIEGKHTTTVAMDFGRITVRDNLVLYLFGTPGQDRFWFLWDELATGALGAVVLADTRRLEDCFAAIDYFERRDIPFVVGVNCFDGAARYPTDTVREALDLDPAVPVVLCDAREKDSVKNVLIGVVEHAAAVSARRRAPAVT, via the coding sequence ATGATCTTCGGGCGTTCCGAGCGCGGCAGGGCTCCCGTCGAGCCCGTCACGCTCAAGATCCTGGTGGCCGGCGGATTCGGCGTGGGCAAGACGACCCTCGTCGGCGCGGTCAGCGAGATCCGGCCGCTGCGCACGGAGGAACTGCTCACCGAAGCGGGCCGCCCGGTCGACGACACCCAGGGCATCGAGGGCAAGCACACCACCACCGTGGCCATGGACTTCGGCAGGATCACCGTCCGCGACAACCTGGTCCTGTACCTCTTCGGCACACCGGGCCAGGACCGCTTCTGGTTCCTGTGGGACGAACTCGCGACCGGTGCGCTGGGCGCCGTCGTCCTCGCCGACACCCGGCGGCTCGAGGACTGTTTCGCGGCCATCGACTACTTCGAGCGGCGCGACATCCCGTTCGTCGTCGGCGTCAACTGCTTCGACGGCGCGGCCCGTTACCCGACCGACACGGTGCGCGAGGCCCTGGACCTCGACCCGGCGGTCCCCGTGGTGCTGTGCGACGCGCGCGAGAAGGACTCCGTGAAGAACGTGCTCATCGGGGTGGTCGAGCACGCCGCGGCCGTGTCCGCGCGGCGCCGCGCCCCGGCCGTCACCTGA
- a CDS encoding DUF742 domain-containing protein, whose amino-acid sequence MSADGQGTQATHHWFDDDAGPVVRPYAMTRGRTTSAGRHRLDLIAVVVAQHGGGDPVADQTLSPEHVDIVELCRDSPQSVAELAAELDLPVGVVRVLIGDLVDDELVHVTRPVPPAELPDESILRDVIDGLRAL is encoded by the coding sequence ATGAGCGCAGACGGTCAGGGGACGCAAGCGACGCACCACTGGTTCGACGACGACGCCGGGCCCGTCGTGCGTCCGTACGCGATGACACGCGGCCGCACCACCAGTGCGGGCCGGCACCGTCTCGACCTGATCGCGGTCGTCGTCGCGCAGCACGGCGGCGGCGACCCGGTCGCCGACCAGACGCTGTCGCCGGAACACGTCGACATCGTCGAACTGTGCCGTGACAGCCCGCAGTCGGTGGCGGAGCTCGCCGCGGAACTCGACCTGCCCGTCGGGGTCGTCCGCGTCCTGATAGGCGATCTCGTGGACGACGAACTGGTCCACGTGACCCGCCCGGTGCCACCGGCGGAACTGCCCGACGAGAGCATTCTGCGCGATGTGATCGACGGCCTGAGAGCCCTCTGA
- a CDS encoding roadblock/LC7 domain-containing protein, which yields MTAPKASAHTTPGGSGELNWLLDDLVDRVASIRKALVLSGDGLPTGVSRDLTREDSEHLAAVASGFHSLAKGVGRHFDAGGVRQTVVELDDAFLFVTAAGDGSCLAVLSDADSDVGLVAYEMTLLVKRVGAHLATAPRTDPPAGG from the coding sequence ATGACCGCACCGAAGGCCAGCGCGCACACCACCCCGGGGGGTTCGGGTGAGCTGAACTGGCTTCTGGACGATCTGGTGGATCGCGTGGCCAGCATCCGCAAGGCGCTCGTACTGTCCGGGGACGGGCTGCCGACCGGGGTCTCCCGGGACCTCACCCGCGAGGACAGCGAGCACCTCGCCGCGGTCGCCTCCGGCTTCCACAGCCTCGCCAAGGGAGTGGGCCGGCACTTCGACGCGGGCGGCGTCCGGCAGACGGTGGTCGAGCTCGACGACGCGTTCCTGTTCGTCACCGCGGCGGGCGACGGCAGCTGTCTCGCCGTGCTGTCGGACGCGGACTCCGATGTCGGCCTCGTGGCCTATGAGATGACCTTGCTGGTCAAGCGGGTCGGCGCGCATCTGGCGACGGCACCGCGCACGGATCCACCCGCCGGAGGGTAG